The following is a genomic window from Spirochaeta cellobiosiphila DSM 17781.
TGCGATAGAGACTATTTTAAACGAAGAACATGAACTTATTCTTATTGGGGAAAATAGTGTAGATGAAGGTCTTGCAGAAATGACAAGACGTGTTACTGAAGAATTAGCACAATAATAATTAAGTCTGCCCATAAGGCAGACTTATATTTTTAGCTATTAGGAATTGGCTATGACTATCAAACAAAAGAAAGAATTACGAAGCAATCTCGTCGGTTATTCCTTTTTATTACCGAATTTTATTGGATTTTTAATATTTACTTTTTTCCCTATTATATTTTCTCTTTTACTTGGATTTACATCCTGGGATGGTGTGAATGAGATAAAATTTGTCGGTTTGAATAACTTTATTCATATGGCAAAGGATGAAACTTTTAGAATATCAACTTTTAATACAGTTTATTATACATTGGGAACAGTACCTCTAACTCTGGTGTGTTCACTGGGATTGGCTGTTTTATTAAACAGTAAAATACGAGGTAGGAATATTTTTAGAACTATCTTTTTTTTCCCATACGTCGCTTCTTTAGTCGCTGTTGCTGTGGTTTGGAATATGATCTTCCATCCTACAATGGGGCCTATTAATAGCATTTTGTCAAAGATAGGTATTGAAAATCTTCCTGGATGGACAGCCTCCACAAAATGGGCGATGCCAACCGTTATATTAGCATCAATCTGGAAAGGAATGGGATATTATATGATCATTTATCTAGCCGCTCTTCAGGGTATTCCTAAATACCTATATGAGGTAGCTGAACTAGATGGTGCCTCCAAATGGAAACAATTCTGGCATATTACAAGACCCATGCTTACTCCTGCTACCTTCTTTGTCTCGATGATGTTAACAATCTCATGTTTTAAAGTATTTGATTTAATTTTCGTTATGACAAATGGCGGTCCAGGCCGGGCAACCAACGTTCTTGTTTATCACATATATAATCAAGCCTTTATACATTTTAAATATGGATATTCAAGTGCTATCGCTCTGGTATTATTTGCAATTGTTTTAATAGTAACACTGATTCAATTCAGAATGGAGAAGAAATGGGTAAGTTATATGTAAAACAGAAACAGAAAGATAGTATAAACAAGATTTTTCTGTATATATTGTTAATAGGTATATCTTTTACAATGATTATGCCGTTTTTATGGATGCTATCCTCATCATTTAAACTGGATAAAGACGTTTTCAGGTATCCCATTGAATGGATCCCATCAAATCCTCATTGGGAGAATTATGCCCTGATATGGACACGGATTCCCTATTTAACTTTTATTTTAAATACCTTTAAATTAACTATAATTATCACTTTGCTACAATTAGCTTCCAGTAGTTTTGCGGCATATGCTTTTGCAAAATTAAAATTCAAGGGGAGGGATATTCTCTTTCTAGCCTATGTTGGAACTATAGCTATCCCATGGCAAGTCTATATGGTACCTCAGTTTATAATGATGAGGGGCTTTGGATTAGTGAATACTCATATGGCTCTTATTGTTTTACAGGCTTTCAGTGCTTTTGGGGTCTTTATGATGAGACAGTTTTATATGAATGTTCCCAATGAGCTTCTGAATGCCGCTCGTATTGATGGATTAAATGAGTACTCTATCTATTCAAAGATTATGCTACCTCTCTCTACACCTGCCATAGCTACATTAACCATTTTTACTTATGTTTTTGTTTGGAATGATTTTATGGGACCTCTTATCTATCTAAATAGTGAGAAGTTAAAAACTATTCAGCTTGGATTAAGAATGTTCATTGCTGAATATTCTGCTGATTACGGGCTTATAATGGCCGCATCAATGATATCGTTAATCCCTGTAATAATTCTATTTATTTCTCTACAGAAATTTTTTATAGAAAGTGTAGCGTCAACAGGTATAAAAGGTTAATAAATGATCTATAAATCACTTTTTGATAATAAACTTGATAGTTTTGACAGTGCTTTAACTGCATTAAATGATAGTATGACTCCCTATCTAGAATTATTAAATAACCGCATAGATAACAGGGATAAAGGAACCAGTTTTAATAAGAAAGCAATGGATATGGAGTTTGTCTCAAGGTTTTTATGGGGATTTATCTCCTGGCTTGGGGGCAGTTCAGAATATAAACAATTCCAACCAGTTATAGATAAATTATGGTCGGGACTAGATCCGGACAGTAATAATTTCTGGGGGAATCCCAGGGATTTTGATCAGATTATTGTTGAGAT
Proteins encoded in this region:
- a CDS encoding carbohydrate ABC transporter permease, which translates into the protein MGKLYVKQKQKDSINKIFLYILLIGISFTMIMPFLWMLSSSFKLDKDVFRYPIEWIPSNPHWENYALIWTRIPYLTFILNTFKLTIIITLLQLASSSFAAYAFAKLKFKGRDILFLAYVGTIAIPWQVYMVPQFIMMRGFGLVNTHMALIVLQAFSAFGVFMMRQFYMNVPNELLNAARIDGLNEYSIYSKIMLPLSTPAIATLTIFTYVFVWNDFMGPLIYLNSEKLKTIQLGLRMFIAEYSADYGLIMAASMISLIPVIILFISLQKFFIESVASTGIKG
- a CDS encoding carbohydrate ABC transporter permease; amino-acid sequence: MTIKQKKELRSNLVGYSFLLPNFIGFLIFTFFPIIFSLLLGFTSWDGVNEIKFVGLNNFIHMAKDETFRISTFNTVYYTLGTVPLTLVCSLGLAVLLNSKIRGRNIFRTIFFFPYVASLVAVAVVWNMIFHPTMGPINSILSKIGIENLPGWTASTKWAMPTVILASIWKGMGYYMIIYLAALQGIPKYLYEVAELDGASKWKQFWHITRPMLTPATFFVSMMLTISCFKVFDLIFVMTNGGPGRATNVLVYHIYNQAFIHFKYGYSSAIALVLFAIVLIVTLIQFRMEKKWVSYM